The following proteins come from a genomic window of Lolium rigidum isolate FL_2022 chromosome 5, APGP_CSIRO_Lrig_0.1, whole genome shotgun sequence:
- the LOC124653419 gene encoding resuscitation-promoting factor RpfA-like — MSHFAPAMKSPVPVTAAAATDAKSPLFCPKPRRPVAPLRCQQSDAGMDLLDLLLSKGEESSLSAASPQPPLFCGSPPRRASNPVVNDSRFGMDLPGSPMPWWPVMSPATPAPVAVRPTSRPAPVPVRPTARPAPSPMASPRSATGCARVFQPAVRVEGFDCLDGGRSGRGHGITAMV, encoded by the exons ATGAGCCACTTCGCCCCCGCCATGAAGAGCCCTGTCCCGGTcaccgccgcggccgccaccGACGCGAAGAGCCCGCTCTTCTGCCCCAAGCCGCGACGCCCGGTCGCGCCTCTCCGGTGCCAGCAGAGCGACGCCGGCATGGACCTGCTCGACCTCCTCCTGTCAAAG GGCGAGGAGAGCAGTCTTTCGGCAGCGTCCCCGCAGCCACCGCTATTCTGCGGCTCGCCGCCGCGGCGGGCGTCGAACCCGGTGGTCAACGATAGCCGGTTCGGGATGGACCTCCCCGGCAGTCCCATGCCGTGGTGGCCGGTGATGTCACCGGCCACGCCGGCGCCAGTGGCGGTCCGCCCAACCTCGCGCCCGGCGCCGGTGCCGGTCCGCCCTACGGCACGCCCGGCGCCGTCGCCCATGGCGTCGCCGCGCTCCGCGACAGGGTGCGCTCGCGTTTTCCAGCCAGCCGTCCGCGTCGAGGGTTTTGACTGCCTCGACGGGGGCCGAAGCGGCCGCGGCCATGGCATCACCGCCATGGTCTAG